The Vespa velutina chromosome 15, iVesVel2.1, whole genome shotgun sequence DNA window tgttttttctctctttgttcaaCTCTTTCGCAATTcatctaattaaaaatatcccgatctatcgatcgcaatgaaattgtttttctttttttgttttttgttttttaaaatacaagcgaactcaattctttttctttttctttttctttttctttttctttctttttttttcctgtttcttccctttacctttttatttttgtttatttaattaattatcattattattaacgttgttattcTCTTATATACCACGCACACAAaaatcgtatgtatgtacgtaactATATCTATTTACCTGTTGTCTATTCGTCAAAGTAAATGGATTCGATTTATAAGGattatcttcttcttaaaTACAAACGTACATTTTACACGTAAACGTTGAAACTACGCCTTTTAAAATTCTCATGAGAACGAAGAGGAAGTGGGaggaaatgatagaaaaataaaaataaaaaaaaaaaaaaagaaaagaaaagaaaaggaaagaagacagaagaaatattattaattattactattcgtCCTTCTCATACGATTAACGTCattcataaatacatacatacatacatacatatatacatacatacatacatacatacatacatacatacatgcatgcatgcatgcatacatacataattacATGCATAGCATAGCAAACAAactcggaaaaaaaaaaacaatttagaGGGAcctcgatatattatatcatgtcTTATGCACACTCTTTACGATGTAAAAGGcaacaagataaaaaaaaaattaataataataataataataataataataaataaataaataaataaataataaataataataataatgaaataacaattaacGTTGGTAATTTAATTCAGTGTGGCACACAATATGTTTGCACTGTGTAACACTGACATGATTTTTCATTGTGACGTCCACTAATATGTAAACTTATGCGATTGTAAACATGTAAGATAGCGATCGTTGTGAATGAAAACAACATGGAACAGACATATctcgctaataataataataatgataatcgtaCTTACCTCTAAGAGAGAATAATTATGCATCTTTTTAGTACGTTCAATTAGAGACACCCTCGcgtcttcaaaaaaaaaaagaaaaaagaaaaaaaaagaaaacaagaaaaaagcaaaaaaaaaaaagaatatatattgtatacataaatatatacacacacatacatacataatatatatataatatattatttatatatacgtatatatatatacatatatatatacacatgtttGAACagatatacaaacacatacacacatttaaACGCACATGCGcgagcacgcgcgcgcgtatatgtattttcggGTATctcaaaatttatcgaaaatcgatgaatgagaaagatgagataacgataagagaaaaaaagaaaaagaaaggaaagagaaaagcagcGATACGGATTTCTCTGTCTTATGTGTGTACGATCGTATCTATCCTCTGTAGAAATGCCTTATTATCACGTGCctcgattaatatttaaactgtTCACCTGCTTACCTATTACTTGTTAGTCTATGTAATGAATATACGTGTAATATCGAGTTATTCTTTGTACTGCtcttgtaaatatattctGAAGAATTACTGTCACATTGTCGTTCtcgtctatctcttttttgttcgtttgaaaaagaaagaaaaaaaaaaaaaaaagaaccaatcAATCTGTTCGCTTCGTTTTTAACTTATACATTTGTGTGTACGTACtatttttgtctttgtttttattaactcattatcctttttttttcctttaaccaACTGAAACAATATCATTCCTTTTGTTATGCATTACTCGATCATTgtaatcattgtttttttttttcaatattttttttctttctgtttttcttttttaatcgcttacttatgttaataaatttattgatattgtaaaaatttatgataaatctttctatctatctatctcttgatatacttttaaatttattgattaacttatgatctatatttatagatcATTGATGTCTAGTTTGGTCGTTAACTGCCATCTACGATTAAATTGTTGAGTAACAAAAATTGAAACTGTAATCCCCGACGGTAGGCAAACATTTATACAAGCGACATTAAAAACCCTTTGGATATGCAACCGGTTATTCGTAAAACATATAACAGACTGCTAGATGGCACTGGTAAGCAAAATTTTCATCGAGCTCCTTATGAAACGCAACCATTTAGACATATCCCttccttttcaatttataatttacgtaaataaaatctcttttaaattgAGATCAATCGATCAGagttagaaagaaattaaataaataaagaaaataataaaaaaaaaaaaaaaaaaattaaattaaattaatttagtaCAACagataatacaatttatttacaatctcAGACTTATTTATGATTACAAAGTATATGGTACACAAAGACAAAGATGTATTTGTTTATACATCCTCTCTAACAATCCttattttaagataattttaaatggaaTGAACACGTTGAAATATATCAATGGGATGGCATATCGTCATATCTCATTgacatataaattaaaaatgtacgcgtgtaaatgaaataaatattataatattaaaaggatgactattttacaatattcgttacaaaattttacaaattgaattatatattatatacatatatgtgtatataatatatattttttttaatacgcaTTAACATATCGCTTTAATCTAAACGATACACGAAGAACATTAATACGATTTGATTCATTGAGGTAGATAATTTAATCAGTCTATGAAGCTGTTTACAGTTTTCTTTATAGTACAATTTAATCTGACGATGATAACATCGTTTAGcatagaaaagatttttatccatttttacATTAACGCAAAAATCTTTCATCTATCCGATGTATAAACTCTTTACACGAGTTGAAACTACCTGTGCGTTATGCAATtgttcccttctcttttctttttcctcttctcctttttttttcttttttttcttcgttccttttcgCGGAAAATATTTAACGGCTTTACGCATAATAACCTGTCAACTTTCCGacatataattaatcttaaaattgattttaatcgaCTTACTGcctataataaattatgatatacacacacacacacacagacacgtacgcacgtatacacacacacatatacacacacacacatacatatatatatatatatataccgattattatgaaaatgatcaaaatcatacatatatatatatatagatttaattttttttttttttttttttttttaatattttcagatTGTTATAACGTAAAAGCAatgcgataaaatataattcgtaaGTTCAATTTTGATCGAGATCATTTTCacaattatcgatatttttatgcgaaaataaaatgtacaattttatcgataaaatgtaCACGATCGCTTGCacaatttcaagaaaaaaaaaaagaaaaaaaaaaaaaaaaaagaaaaggaaaaaaagaaaaaagaaaaagtcaatatttgaaattacgCGTGAATGAAAAgctatttgtttaaattaaattcataatgaaatgataatcttttaatatgaGTCAAACTTTCCTGCGTCTGCGCATTCGAACATATTGAGATATTCAAAATCGTCGTAATATGCAGGTCAATGACCTTTCATTCATGAAACGTACACATATCCGACCTAGTTTACTTACACGAAGTTACGACATTATACGGTTTCGTCACAGACGAAATTAGCACTTCTTgcaaagatttctttttcttttgattttccttttatccttttctttttctcattgcaAGTCTCGAAAAATAATCTGAGTCTCGAAATTCAGAAAACGTATCGAGACTTTTGTGTCCTTGTCTCTGTTGCATATATTCCGAAGGAAGAGTCACATGTGTTCTTTCGAAGATACGATTTGGGTCAGGCATTTTAAATGATCGACGACTAAATGAATGAAACGTAAtcgattcattttaatattaattaagaacgaaaattattttattttttgtatcaatgaatttcatttctaaaacGATCACACGATCATACACGTTGGTGATATACTCGTGAGAAAATTGTTTTAGGtccaaatgtaaaaaaaaaaaaaaaaaaaaaaaaaaaaaagaaaagaaaaagaaagaagaaaatatgtatggaaatgtgaaaaaaaaattgtgcaaGGATCTCGACGACGTTGATATCTTATGATTAAAATCGTATGTACAGTTGCGTTTTGGTTCTTGTACAACGTcgatctaataataatcatttaatcgaCGTAATTTAAAACGACGACgcataataaattctattcgaTACGAATTtggatattgttattattattatattatatatcgtaaaatattgtattgagaaaacaaaaaaattacaatatatcgtaataatcaattaattcaataaattaattaaatgactcgtaagaaaattttggtcccgaagaaagtaagaaaaagaaagaagaaaagaaaaaatagagagagagagagagagagagagagagagagaaagagagataaagataaagataagaacAACATTGGATCCTACGATAAATCCCTATGTACATTCTCGCTAATTTGGTTGAAATCGATTCTATCTTATGTCGGATAAGCGCGAATTCGTGTTATtacaatagaattaaaaaaaaaaaagaaaaaaaaaaaaatattatccctCATACGTACcgattgattatttaattaattactgaaaaaagaaaacaagaaaaaaagaaataaaaataataataataataaaacaaaacaaaaacaaaaaaaagaaaccatcgCAGGACTCTCTCGGAgggatataattttaattcgaaaggagtgaaaagaaaaaaaaaaaataaataaatgaaaaggaaaagaattttttaaaaaatcgataataaatattcaagagaaaaacaaaagaaagaagaaaagtagatctctatcaaaaagaaaaaaaaaacaaaaaaaaaaaagaaaaaaaaaaatagaaaagaaaagaaaaaagaaagaacgagtcCCAAAGGTGATAATATCGTGTGTACCATTTtggtatgaaaaaaagaagaaaagaaaaaaaaaaaaagaaagaaaaaaaaagaaaaaagaaaagaaaagaaaagaaaaaattatataacttgAAGATGATTGTTAAGAGAGCTTACTTTGAAAGTTTATTTGTTGGCTTGCTGCGTAAGAAGATTCAAGAGCTCATCGTGGTCCATACTGTTCAAGGTTTGTATGTCGATGCCGAGGGCATTAGCTACGCTCTTCATGTCGAGACCGAAGCTCTTAAGTAACTCGATAAAGTCCATCTCTTCGCCTGTGAACGGATTGTGAAGCTTTGGACAGCTGTGATTGCATTGCGGCCAAGTGCAACGCTCGATCAATCGGAAATGACAGCCCTGGACGCATTTCCGTTTTCCGTTAGGTATCACCGAACGTTGTGGCCTCGTACCATTGAACATTCCCGCGTGTGTGTTGTTGTCGTTACTTTGTTTCCCACTTTTTCGCCGTCCTGCAATTTCGTTCggttacgtttttttttttctcttttttttttttttctttttttttttttttcttttttttttttttctttcgaatcgctattctccttttccttttatttttatccttttttttttttatcttttttattattacttcatctcttcctttattattattattattattattattattattattattattattattattattattattattattgttgttgttgttgttgttgttgttattgttgttttctctttatttttttgtcttatttttttttctctttggttTAACTATCGCACgctgataaataaaaaaaattttttttcctcttttatttatttattttttatttttttttcttttttatttcctcatttctttgatcgatatttattattattattccaattatttttcttttttcttttttatatatgtatacatatatacatatatatatatatatatatatatatatatatatatacacacgcatcgCCATTAAGGTTTCATACgagaatgaataataatgcaaatcgacattgttttttcttattattatgtatttcatttcgttcttaatctttactttactttctcTGATTTCgtcaatatcattattatatttattatatttatgattatattaataattgagaTAATCGAATAACTTAGgtttattaaacaattagaTATTTGGAATCGACACGGGAATCCCAAAACAAgtgtgatataaattattcattctgagatttattaaaaacacaCAGTTTATATCTACAAAATACATATTCTCAATAAGATCATAACATTTTGTTAATTGATAAATGaacaaacaatttttcataaatatacgAGTAgtgtggtttttttttcttttatatatatatatacacacacacacatatatatatatatatatatatgtatatatatttagaaagaaaaaaaaagaacaaaaagaagaagaacagaaaaataataataataataataataataataataataataataataataataataataataataaaaaagaaaataaaaaagaaagaaagaaagaaagaaaaaaaaaacaaacgtcactcataatacatatgtatattataaacatagaagagaggaaaaagaaaaataaaattgttgacaaaaaagaaaacgtttatatttttaaacaaaacgTGGACTCTTTACCCGAggcttttcttctctcgtgtTTATCCTTCTTCGTCCTTCCATCCTTGTTTCTATCCCTTCTTCGACCCTTAtgctttcttctccttctctttttattttctctttccggACCGGTGGTCGTACTAATTCCTTTCTCGTCAATTTTAACAACGCCATTCGAATaactcttctttctcgtttcggttgataaattatttttttcagctCTCCCAAGTTGGACCAATGTGCCGTTGTTCTTCGTTAGACCGGAACGTAGAAGTTTCCTCAATGATTTCGTACAGGGCTGATTCGTCTCGATCTCGGAATGACTACTACGAATTGAAATCAAATATGGATCGTTAATTGATCAaactttattaattgaataaattagatatatagatatatatataaaaaaaaaaaaaaaaattcttcatatGTGTAATGCGCACGTAtgcacgtgtatgtatgtatgtatgtatgtatgtatgtgtgttaaattataaaagtgaACAATATAATATGACTAATGATAAAATACGAAATTTGTGTTATTTAACGCGTACGAATGGTTGCCTATTAATAGGGGTAAATTAAAAACTTCTATTACCGACGCGATGTCGTAATGTTATCAATTTTCAGGCGCGAATGTTCATTTGTCAGATAttattggaattttttttccctttttttttctttttttttttttttttctttttttctttttttcaaacgaaataaaattcgtcACGTTACATTGTTCACccacttatattatattagatacTTGAACTCACTCGTTACGATGATTTCCAAGTGGCATTTGTTCCCAACAATGCAACGCCTGTGCCAATGAAACCTCGTCGATTTTAACCAACTGCCAATCTCTCTTCGTTAAAACACTATGACTGATGCAGCTCGGTGCAAAGACTGCGGTGACGTTTTCGAAAGTCTGCCTCAAACTGTCACCCATTTTATGAATGTAATCCCATTGTTGTTTTGTAACAGGTGCTCCAACGTTGTCGGCAGACATTTGAGCCTCGTCGAAGAGCCATTGAAAGACGAATAATGGAGCTGCGTATTCGTAAAGatgaattcttttataaatatctccTCAAATAggaattttaatcattattgtttattttattcaagatTGATTagaaaacttcttttttttttatcattattattattattattttttaattctttcgtcGTTCCGATCGTTAGATCTTTCTAAAGctaattcgataaatattactCACCAGTCAAGGTCGGATAAAGACGATAACCAAAGTAACATCTCCAAGGTTCATCCGGATGTTTAACAACGCAATTATGTGGTATACGTGCTTTCCAAAGTTCCATTCCTTTGTGAACAGCATCGACAGGTGATAAACCATTCGGTGAGTATGGTGCTCTGTCCAGAAACCAGCCTGAATCGGAGACACCACGTATGGCTATGTTTTTTAATCCTATAATAGATACAATtcgatcatataaatattatgattgtgaaaaataatttatttataaaattacaaaacgaaatattatcgttaataatataataattactaacCTAATTCCTGATGAACCAAATTTTGCACGTGATCGAGATTAAGCATAACACCAATTCCACCTGCACTACTACCAGCCAGTAGCAATGAGCTTGCATTTTCAAGGCCAAGCGGTATCAGATCTCGTACAACCTGTGAGACAATCTCAGCCCCCATAAAGGAAAACATATCGTTGAGCGAGGTTCTCGTACCGCTCCAGCTGTCGCTCGTACAATAAGGTACAAATCTGAAGTAATAaaccaaaagagaaagaaacgttaaacgtcggtataaaaaaaaagaaaaaaagaaagaaaaaaaacaagaagaaataataattttcaaaggaGCTCTACGCGTCTGAACAATAATGCGATGGACAATACCTACACGTGA harbors:
- the LOC124954444 gene encoding palmitoleoyl-protein carboxylesterase NOTUM isoform X1, with the protein product MRTELQMSSLCLAALILTIVAEDKPTNTVSVSSSSPGLQSNTLQKLIKILEKYGLEEQRGLKRVYLSNRSITCNDGSQAGFYLRKSHGSKRWIIFLEGGWYCYDHKSCRNRWLKLRHLMTSTQWPETRDVGGLLSGNPEENPFWWNANHVFVPYCTSDSWSGTRTSLNDMFSFMGAEIVSQVVRDLIPLGLENASSLLLAGSSAGGIGVMLNLDHVQNLVHQELGLKNIAIRGVSDSGWFLDRAPYSPNGLSPVDAVHKGMELWKARIPHNCVVKHPDEPWRCYFGYRLYPTLTAPLFVFQWLFDEAQMSADNVGAPVTKQQWDYIHKMGDSLRQTFENVTAVFAPSCISHSVLTKRDWQLVKIDEVSLAQALHCWEQMPLGNHRNDSHSEIETNQPCTKSLRKLLRSGLTKNNGTLVQLGRAEKNNLSTETRKKSYSNGVVKIDEKGISTTTGPERENKKRRRRKHKGRRRDRNKDGRTKKDKHERRKASGRRKSGKQSNDNNTHAGMFNGTRPQRSVIPNGKRKCVQGCHFRLIERCTWPQCNHSCPKLHNPFTGEEMDFIELLKSFGLDMKSVANALGIDIQTLNSMDHDELLNLLTQQANK
- the LOC124954444 gene encoding palmitoleoyl-protein carboxylesterase NOTUM isoform X2 — translated: MSSLCLAALILTIVAEDKPTNTVSVSSSSPGLQSNTLQKLIKILEKYGLEEQRGLKRVYLSNRSITCNDGSQAGFYLRKSHGSKRWIIFLEGGWYCYDHKSCRNRWLKLRHLMTSTQWPETRDVGGLLSGNPEENPFWWNANHVFVPYCTSDSWSGTRTSLNDMFSFMGAEIVSQVVRDLIPLGLENASSLLLAGSSAGGIGVMLNLDHVQNLVHQELGLKNIAIRGVSDSGWFLDRAPYSPNGLSPVDAVHKGMELWKARIPHNCVVKHPDEPWRCYFGYRLYPTLTAPLFVFQWLFDEAQMSADNVGAPVTKQQWDYIHKMGDSLRQTFENVTAVFAPSCISHSVLTKRDWQLVKIDEVSLAQALHCWEQMPLGNHRNDSHSEIETNQPCTKSLRKLLRSGLTKNNGTLVQLGRAEKNNLSTETRKKSYSNGVVKIDEKGISTTTGPERENKKRRRRKHKGRRRDRNKDGRTKKDKHERRKASGRRKSGKQSNDNNTHAGMFNGTRPQRSVIPNGKRKCVQGCHFRLIERCTWPQCNHSCPKLHNPFTGEEMDFIELLKSFGLDMKSVANALGIDIQTLNSMDHDELLNLLTQQANK